The Candidatus Firestonebacteria bacterium RIFOXYD2_FULL_39_29 genomic interval AAAATACCGGAAAACAGGACAAACAAAGAGCTTAAAGCTCCCGTAAGATTATTCAGGGAGAATACCTGACTTCTATTTGAGGGTTTAGCTCCTTCAAGACATAAACATTTCCAGGCCGGAAAGCCCACATACCTTAAATTAAGAAAAATTATATAGAACACGAAAAACCAGATATTTTTTGCAAAAAGAAGAAAAGTAAATGCAGTTAAAAAACATAGAGTGTCACAGAATATAACCGTTCTTTTTCTTCCCCATCTGTCAGCAACGTAACCGCCAAATACCGTTGTTCCAATCTGCACAAGCATCCCCAAACTTGCAATAAAACCCAGTTCCCTGTCGGTTACACCCAGATGCTTTGCAAATATTGATTGATACACCCCAAGCCACGTCATAGGTATGGCCCAAAAAGGAACAGAAACTATCATAACACGGGCATTACCTTTTACGGATTTTATCGATTTTAACAGGTTGGAGAAATGAAAATCCACGAATTTGTAAGTTTCACCGACAAAATTTCCTGCAATCTTTTCAACTTCGTCAAATAAGAACATTTAATATTCTTTCATGCTGATATTATTATATTATCTATTAACCGGGTTTTTCCGAGTTTTAACGCTACGGCTATAATCACTTCTCCGGAAATGGTCTTTAAATCTTCCAAATTCTCAGAATTAACAACCGAAATATACTGGATCTTTGCATTTTTCATGGTATTTAATTCTTTTTTTACGGCAATGATAATTTTTTTCGCCCGGAGTTCTCCCTTATCTATCATTTTTTTTGCCAATAAAAGCGACGCATATATTGCGGGAGCTGACCTTCTTTCTTCCGGGTTAAGGTAAATATTCCTTGAGCTCATAGCCAGGCCGTCCTTTTCCCTAACCGTAGGCAAAGCAATTATCTTTAACGGAAAGTTAAGATCTTTGACCATCTTTTTTATTACCGCACACTGCTGGGCGTCTTTTTGTCCAAAGTACGCGTTGTTCGGCAGGACTATATTAAATAATTTCGCAACTATCGTGGTAACACCTTTGAAATGAACAGGACGGAATGCACCGCAGAGTCTCCGGGTCAGCTCATCTTCAATGTTAACATACGTTTTAAAGCCTGAGGGATACATATCTAAAGCTTCCGGATGAAATACAATATCCGCCTTAATCGGTTCCAATAACGTCAGATCACGCTCTAAGTCCCTTGGGTAAGCCACAAGATCTTCTTTAGGGCCAAACTGTGTCGGATTAACAAAAATACTTACAATTACGATATCGCACTCTTTTTTTGCCTGTTTGACCAGAGAGAGGTGTCCTTCATGCAAGTACCCCATAGTAGGAACAAATCCGATAACTTTACCTTTGGCTATTTGTTTTTTGGAAAAGGAAGTCATCTCTGCTATTTTTGAAATAACTTTCATTGCATCCTTAGGAACTTATGGGGAGGTAATATTTTGTCCCTGTTTTCATTTCCCTGATAGTCTTAATAAGATCGTTTAGATCCCCCATCTTATGGACAAAATCTATTTCGTTGGTATTAATAATAAGTAGCGGCGTTTCTTTATACCTGAGGAAGAACTCATTATAAGCTTTATTTAAACGGTCCAGGTAATCATGACCTATTGTTTTCTCATAAGTACGGCCCCGCATTTTTATCCTTTTAATAAGTGTATCCGTATTTGCCTGCAAATAAATAACCAGGTCCGGTTTCGGCACCTGCGGTTTTAAAATAGCATAAAGTTTTTCATACAGCACCAGCTCGCTCTCATCCAGATTAACATAAGCAAATATCCTGTCTTTCTCAAAGAGGTAATCCGCCATAATACCGGAAGAAAACAACTCGTTTTGGAACAAGGCTTGCTGCTGCTTGTACCTGTTCAAAAGAAAGAAGATCTGCGTTTGAAAAGCAAAGTTTTTCATCTCTTTATAAAATTTAGGAAGAAAAGGATTTTCTTCTACCACCTCAAGTATCTGTTTGAATCGGAATTCCTGGCCAATTAGATCAACAAGACTGGTCTTTCCTACCCCGATAGGTCCCTCGACCACTATGTATTTATGATTAAACGCTTTTTCCATATTTTTTTACTTTTTTCCCGCCTTTTATATCTTTCAGCAGTCTTAAATAACTCTTTTTAAAAACAGGGTGACGGCCTTTACTATTTAGATCCACAAGCGGCCTAAGAACAAACTCTCTTTTACTAATTTCCTTATGAGGGATCGTCAGACCTTTCAGCTTAACAACCCCTGTCCCATAAAGAATTATATCCAGATCAATTACTCTTGGCCCCCATTTTACCGTCTTTTTCCTTTTCATCTCTGATTCAATTTCTTTGCAGACAGAGAGAAGCTTTATGGGATCAAGCGTTGTTTTTATTTCTACTACTCCATTTAAAAAAAGACCCTGTTTGACCTCGCCTACAGGTTCTGTCTCATACAGGGGAGACACTCTTATTACCTTAATTTTACCATATTTTGACAAAAGCAGCACTGATTTTTTTAAATTAACAAGCCTGTTTCCCAGATTACTTCCTATGGATATATAGGCTTTCAAAACCGGCATTTTTCCTTTAACCGTTTAACTGCTTCATTAAGACGTTCTTCCGTGGTGCAAATAGTCATTCTGATATAACCTTCTCCATACACGCCAAAACCGACTCCCGGAGTTGAAACAATCCCGCAATTTTTAAGAAGAAATTTAACAAATTCGCTTGAAATTGAAACGACAGTTTTATTTTTATCTTTAAATCCTTCAGGCACCTTGATCCACACGTAAAAAGTTGCTTTAGGATCATTAACACCCCAGCCCAGTGATCTTAAACCGGATACAAGCACATTTCTCCGAGCTTCGTATATTTTACGGAGATCATCAGTCCACTTTTCCGGCAGGTTTAAAGCCTTTAT includes:
- a CDS encoding pantoate--beta-alanine ligase — encoded protein: MKVISKIAEMTSFSKKQIAKGKVIGFVPTMGYLHEGHLSLVKQAKKECDIVIVSIFVNPTQFGPKEDLVAYPRDLERDLTLLEPIKADIVFHPEALDMYPSGFKTYVNIEDELTRRLCGAFRPVHFKGVTTIVAKLFNIVLPNNAYFGQKDAQQCAVIKKMVKDLNFPLKIIALPTVREKDGLAMSSRNIYLNPEERRSAPAIYASLLLAKKMIDKGELRAKKIIIAVKKELNTMKNAKIQYISVVNSENLEDLKTISGEVIIAVALKLGKTRLIDNIIISA
- a CDS encoding deoxyadenosine kinase produces the protein MEKAFNHKYIVVEGPIGVGKTSLVDLIGQEFRFKQILEVVEENPFLPKFYKEMKNFAFQTQIFFLLNRYKQQQALFQNELFSSGIMADYLFEKDRIFAYVNLDESELVLYEKLYAILKPQVPKPDLVIYLQANTDTLIKRIKMRGRTYEKTIGHDYLDRLNKAYNEFFLRYKETPLLIINTNEIDFVHKMGDLNDLIKTIREMKTGTKYYLPISS
- a CDS encoding 2-amino-4-hydroxy-6-hydroxymethyldihydropteridine diphosphokinase, coding for MPVLKAYISIGSNLGNRLVNLKKSVLLLSKYGKIKVIRVSPLYETEPVGEVKQGLFLNGVVEIKTTLDPIKLLSVCKEIESEMKRKKTVKWGPRVIDLDIILYGTGVVKLKGLTIPHKEISKREFVLRPLVDLNSKGRHPVFKKSYLRLLKDIKGGKKVKKYGKSV